ATGGCCATGCACCTGGCCGGGGTGACCACCGCGGTGGCTTCGTGCGGCACCGCGTTCGGTGAACAGCACCTGTCGATGCTGCGCCGACTGATGATGGACGACAACTTCTTCCGCGGCGAGCTGATCTACGTGTTCGACGGCGACGCCGCCGGCCAGGCCGCCGCGGTGAAAGCCTTCGAGGGTGAGCAGAACCTGTCCGGTCAGTCGTTCGTCGCCGTAGCGCCCGATGGTATGGACCCGTGCGATCTGCGACTGCGCTCCGGCGACGGTGCCGTGCGTGACCTGGTTGCGCGCCGAACTCCGTTGTTCGAGTTCGTGATTCGCAGTGCACTGGCCGAACACGACCTGGACAGCGCCGAGGGCCGGGTGGCCGCGCTGCGGCGCTGCGTGCCGATGGCGGCGCGGATCAAAGATCAGACGCTGCGCGATGAGTACGCCCGGCAGCTGGCCGGCTGGGTCGGCTGGGACAACGTCGCACAGGTGCTGGGCAGGGTGCGGGAGGAAGCCAGCGGCGGCCGCAAGGACTCCCGGCGTCAGCCCGCCGGGCGGCAGGTCCGTCCCGCGGCGGCGCCCGTGCCGCGTCCCGATCCGGCGGATCCGACCCTGTGGCCGCAGCGGGAGGCGCTCAAGGCCGCGCTGCAGTATCCGGCGATCTCCGGGCCGGTGTTCGACTCGCTGACCGTCGAGAGCTTCACCCATCCCGGATACGCCGCGGTCCGTTCGGCGATCGAGGCGTCGGGCGGCATGGCGGCCGGGAAATCCGGGGCCCAGTGGATCGAGGCGGTCCGCGAGCAGACCACGTCGCCGGCAGCGGCCAGCCTGGTCAACGAACTGGGCGTGGAGGCCATCAACGTCGAGGATGACGAACAGCTGCCGCGCTACATCAGCGGCGTGCTGGCCCGCCTGCAGGAAGTGTGGGTGGGTCGCCAGATCGCCGAGGTCAAGTCCAAGCTGCAACGCATGTCGCCGGTGGAGCAGGGAGACGAATATCACGCTCTCTTCGGTGACCTGGTGGCGATGGAGTCCTACCGGCGCAGCCTGCTGGAACAGGCCAGCGGCGACGACCTGACTGCGTGATCGCCGACATCGCGATAGGGTGAGGCGCAGTCGGGCCCGTACACGCGAAAGAGGCAAACCCGGTGACACTGTTCAGCACGCAGACGCGGCGTTACGTTGCAGTCGGCGCATTCGCGCTGGTCGCAGGGGCGGCCGCGGCTGCCCCGGCGTTCCTCGCCACCACCTCCGGCCCCGAGGTCTCGGCCCAGCCGGCCTGCCTGGCCTGGTTCGGCAACAAGGAGGACGGCAAGTGCCTGTCCTACTCGAACGGAATGCCTGCCAATGTGGGCACGCCGTGGGTCGGCGCCGGCGGCAACGGCGGGTTCGTCACCGGTCCGCTGCTGCCGGGCACGTCGATCAACCAGGGGATCGGCTAGGCCCCTACCAGCTACGTTTCCCCGAAGCGTCGGTGGACTCCTTGGTGGAGTACACCGACGTTTCTGCGTCTATGGGGGTGAGGGTGAGGAATTGCGGGTCGGGTGAGACCCGCTTGGCGATCTTGCGCCGTCCGGCGTCCATCACTGCCTTGGTGGCCGGATTGGCGGTCACGGCGCGGTAGGTGCTGGCGATCTGCTCATAGCGGCGTCGCCCGGCCTTGGCGCCCAGCACGTAGCCGACGGCGATCACGGCGGCATAGCGGATCACAGTGTTCCTCCCACACGGCAGCGTTTGTGTGCTCCATCCTGCCTCACCGGCGCCCCGGCGCGCCCGTCTGGGAGCGAGTTGGCGGCAGCGGCGGTCCGTACGCTAGAGTCAACGCTCGGCCGCGGAGCTTCCGCGGAAGGTAGTCCCCTGTAGCTCAATTGGCAGAGCTCCCGACTGTTAATCGGGCGGTTGATGGTTCGAGTCCATCCGGGGGAGCAAGTTCTCCGAGAATCCCAGTGCTATGACTGGGGCCGGGCCTGGGCCTGACGGGCCGCCTGGGTAAGCGCCTCCACCAGTGGATTGGATGCCGACGCGAGAGCTTTCCGCTCCTCGTCGGTCAATTGGTAGAACGTCCACACGCCCCAGGCCGCCGGTCGCACGTACACCGTCACCTGTTGCCTGTTGTTCTGCAGCACGGCCGGCACGGGTACGGCGCGATCGAGGGTGGCGGCGCTGGCCATCTCCTCCGCGATCTGTTGGACGTTGACTGATTCCTGCAGTTGGTACAGCACGGCCTTGTTGGCGGGGCCTTCCATGGCGAGGAACCAAGCCATCGGTGTCTCCTTGAGGTAAGTGGTGTCCGGCGATCGCGAGTCGGATCGCAAACAGTGTCACCTATCGACGCGCCGCCGTCAGCCCACTCGCTGAGCCGGTTTGATTCGCTACCCTCGGGGTGTGTACCCACGGCTGATCGCCATCGTCGCCTTCGTCGGTCTCCTCGCGGTTGGTTGCGGCTGGAAACCGTCATCCGCGCCGCCCCCGAAACCCGATACCTGCGCACCGTCGGACGGGCCCAGCGCTGACACCATCGCGGAGCAGATCGCGAAACTGCCCGCACCCGCGGCGGGTAAGGAATGGACCCAGATCGGCAGCGGGCACACCACCAACTGCCGGCTGTACTGGGTGCAGGTGGGCCAGTCCAACCCCGAGCCCAACAGTGTCGGGCAGCTGCTGTTCTTCGACCGGCAGACCCCGATCGGCCCGGCCACGCCGGAGCCCCGGCCCTACATCAATGTGGTCACCAACGCCGATGACAGCGTGGTGGTGAACTACCAGTGGCAGCAGGGCCACGATTCGCCTACCTCGCCGACCGGTATCGCCACCGTGCGGTTCCGGATCGGAGACGACGGCAAACTGGTTGCCGTCGACCCGATTCCGAAGCCCTGAGCCGCCTCAGCCGTTGAGCAGCTCGGCGGGATCGAGCATCGCCGCGTAGCGCAGCTGCTCGGGGATGCCGAACCCGTCGACGAGGGTTTCGACGTGCGGACGCAGTGACCGGCAGCGTTCGTTGATCCCGCGGGTCACGGCCTTGGCGCGTTCGGTGGACAGGAACCGGTGCTCGATGAACCAGGCCTTGTCGCCCTCGATCACCGACAGCGCGTACAGGTCGCAGACATCTTGGAGAAGCTCGCGCGCGGTGTCGTCCTCGCAGGCGTCGATACCTGCGACGAACGCCTCCAGGATCACCCGGTCGATGTGCGCCTGCGCGGCGTGCAGCACGTGATCCTGCACGGCGTTGAAGGCGTCGAACGCCGACATCTCCTTGGCCTTGCCCTGCAGCCTGCGCGCCACCGAGGCCAGCATGTACTCCTCGCGGTCCTCGAACATCTTGACCTGGGTGCCGCGGTTGAACAGGCTGCCTTCCTCCTCGTTGTCCTGGCGGGTGTCGAGGACGGTCTGGATGATGGTCTCGGCCGCAGTGCGTTTCAGCACCCGCTCGCCGGCGTAGTTGGCCGCGAACCGGACCCATTCGACCGGGCTCATGCCCTTGATGTCGTCGGCGTAGGCGGTGAGCAGTTCTTTGGCCACCAGCTGGGTGAGCACATGGTTGTCACCCTCGAACGTGGTGAACACGTCGGTGTCGGCGCGTAGGGCGATCAGCCGGTTCTCGGCCAGATAGCCTGCGCCACCGCAGGCTTCGCGCGCCTCCTGGATGGCGTGGCTGGCGTGCCAGGTGTTGGCCGCTTTCAAGCCTGCCGCGCGGGCCTCCAACTCGCGCTGCTCCTCGGCATCGGGATCGTCGGAGGTCTGCAACTCGTGGCATTTGGCCACCAGCTCGTTCTGGGCGAACTGCAGCGCGTAGGACTTGGCGATCAGCGGCAGCAGCCGGCGCTGATGCACGAGGTAGTCCATGATCAGGACTTCCTCATCGCTCTTCGGGGCCTCGAACTGCCTGCGTTCCAACGCATATCGGGTGGCGATGTCCAGTGCCACCCGCGCGGCCGCCGCGGCGCTGCCGCCGACGGTGACCCGGCCCCGGATCAAGGTGCCCAGCATGGTGAAGAACCGCCGGCCCGGGTTCTCGATGGGTGAACTGTAGGTGCCGTCGGGGGCGACGTCGGCGTAGCGGTTGAGCAGGTTCTCCCGCGGGACGCGCACGTGGTCGAAGACGATGCGCCCGTTGTCGACCCCGGGCAGGCCACCTTTGTAGTGGCAGTCCGATGTGGTGACGCCGGGCAGGTCGTTGCCGGCGTCGTCGCGGATCGGGACGACGAAACAGTGCACGCCGTGGCCTTCCCCGTCCGGCGTGATCAGCTGGGCGAAAACAGTTGCCACCCGGGCGGTTTCGGCTGCGCCGCCGATGTAGTCCTTGCGCGCGGTGGGGGTGGGGGAGTGAATGACGAATTCTTGAGTTTCCGGATCGTAGGTGGCGGTGGTCTCCAGCGACTGCACGTCGCTGCCGTGACCGGTCTCGGTCATCGCGAAGCAGCCCAGCAGGTCGAGGTCGATCAGGCGGCGCACGTACGCCTTGTGATGGCGTTCGGTGCCGAGGTTCTCGATCGCCCCGCCGAACAGGCCCCATTGCACCCCGGCCTTGACCATCAATGACAGGTCGCTCATGGCCAGCATCTCGATGCTGGTGATGGCCGCTCCGACGTCACCGTTGCCGCCGTGTTCCTTACGGAAGCCGTCTTCGGCGGCCCCGGCCGCCGCCATGATCTTGAGTTGCTCGGCCACTTTGGCCCGCGCGATGACGGTGTTCGGGGTGTAGTGCGGCCGGAAGATCTCGTCGGACAACCTGGCTCGCATGGCGTTCTTGACGTCGCGCCAGCGGCCGTCCAGCGCATTTCGCAGATGCTCGGCAGTGGAGGTCATATCCGACGGTAACGCGTGCAGCCGTTGCTGTGCGGCGGTTGTCACCAAGGTAAGCCTTCCTGGACAAGCGTCACCTGTCCGCGAAAGACTGGCGGACATGCCGGATTCGGTCGGGGAATCGCTGTCTCCCACCGGCTTGCCGCACGTGAGCTATCACCGGCATGCCGATGTGACGGGCGGCTGGTTACGTGCCGCCACCTTCGGGGCGATGGACGGTCTGGTCAGCAACACCGCGTTGATCGCCGGTGTCGGGGCCAGCGCCTCAGCTCAGACCGTGGTGCTCAGTGGCGTGGCCGGGTTGCTGGCCGGCGCCTTCTCGATGGCGCTCGGTGAGTACACCTCGGTGACCACCGCCAACGAGCAGGTCGACTCCGAGGTCAAGGTGGAGCGTCGGTCGTTCCGCAAGAACCCCGAGGCCGAGCAGGCCGAACTCGTGGCCATGCTCCAGGAGATGGGGATGACCGCCGAGACGGCGACGAAGGCCAGTGAGGAAATCCACCGCGACCAGAATCGGGCCCTGAACTTTCACCTCGTGCAGGAATTGGGTGTGCACCCGACGGAGAAGCCGTCGCCATGGGTGGCGGGCGGCTCGTCCTTCGTGTTGTTCGCGATCGGTGCGATCATCCCGCTCATTCCGTACCTGCTCGGCTTCGAATCGTTGTGGCTCGGGCTGGCGTGCGGCGGAGTGGGCCTGCTGATCGCGGGCGGCGTGGCGGCCAAGTTCACCCGCAAATCGGTGGCCATCGCAGGGCTGCGGCAGTTGGTGTTCGGGGCCATCGCGATCGCGGCCACCTACGCCGTCGGCATCTTGGTCGGCGCCGTGCTGACCTGATGCTGCGCCGCACCCTGTTGGCCGGCGTCCTGGTGGTGTCGGCGTGTGGGCCCGCGCATGCCGAACCCGGCCTGGACTACCTCGGCCAGCGCCAGGTGGCGCCCGGCGCCACCCTGGACGGCACGCTGATCGGTGGGCTGTCGGGGATCAGCTACGACCCGGCCGCCGACCTGTACTACGTCATCAGCGATGACCGCTCCGCCAAGAATCCAGCTCGCTTCTACACCGCGCGGATCACGGTGTCGGACAACGGTATCGGTGACGTCGAGTTCGTCGGCACCCATCCGTGGCTGGACCGCGACGGGCAGCCGTTCGCGCCGTTGGACATCGACACGCAGCCACCGGTGGTGCCGCCCGATCCCGAGGGCATCGCCTTCGATGCGCGCCGCCAACGGCTGTACTGGACCAGCGAGGGGGAGCGGCGCGTCGAGGGATCTGGCGCGCCGGTCCTGCTGGACCCGTGGGTGCGCGCCGCCGGCCTCGACGGCGGCTTCCTCGGCGAGTTCGCGTTGCCCGAAGGATCCCGGATGTCGGCGGTCGAGGACGGCCCGCGGCGCAACAGCGCGCTGGAAGGTCTCACGCTCACACCTGACGGTCGGTATCTGTGGGCGGCCATGGAGGGGCCCGGCTACGACGACGGTCCGCCACCGGACGAGCAGCGTGGCGCCCTGACGCGCATCGTCCGCTTCGACGCGGAGTCCGGAGCACTCGATGGTCGGTACACCTACCCGCTGGATCCGGTCAGCGCCGGTCCGGGCGGCGACAACGGCTTGTCGGATCTGGTGGCGCTCGACGACAACAGCTTCCTGGTGATCGAGCGCGGTTTCGGCACGCACGTCGCGGTACGGATCTATCGCGCGAGCGTGGTCGAGGGATCAACTGAGCTGCGCAAGACGCTGCTGGCCGACTTGACCGCCACGCCGGGACTGGCTCCGCTCGACAACATCGAGGGAATCACGTTGGGTCCCAAGCTGCCCGACGGCCGGCAATCCGTGATCGCGGTCAGCGATGACAATTTCTCGCCCACGCAGGTGACGCAGTTCCTGCTGTTCGCGCTGTAGTCGCGGTTGCGCCGCTGACCATTCGCGTGCGTAACGCCATGGCGGTTTCGCACATCGAGATCGACACCAGGGTCGCGAAACTCGACGAATCACGACCCTCACGTCGATCTCGGCGACAGGCCGACTCCAACGCGTGGCGGCTATTTCAACAACGCGTGGCGGTCGAAGTAGAAGTAGGTGTAGGCCGCGGTGATCGCGCAGACGACGGTGGCCACCAGCAGCATCTGCGAGCCGCTGACGACAAAGCTGATGAAGCCACCGACGATGGCGCCGCCGGCGAATCCGGACCACAGCATGAAATACCCCAGCCAGTCGCTCAACTGGCCGCCGCTGATGTGGCGCTCGATGCCCTGGCCCATTTTCACCAGCGTCCCGGTCACGTAACTCAGCGGGATCGACACCTCGCCGTCCTTGACGAACGACGTGTTCAAGGCGCCGATACCGAAGGCCACGAACAGGATTGGGATATACGGGACGTCACGGGCAGTCCAGCCGCGTTCGATGAGGTCGACCACGGTGGAGACCACCAGCGCCAGCGTTGTCAGCACCGTCGCGCCATGGGGATGATTGACCCACAGGTGGCGGCGGCACAACGAGGCGATCACCACTCCGCCGACGAAGGCGAGCAACAGCAGTGCGGCACCGATCGCCAGCCACTCCTCGCCCTGGAACAGTCCGAGGAACGCCCGCTCGGTGTTGCCGGTCATGAAGGTGACGAAGTACCCCGCCGAATGGGTGAACGCCGCGGCGCCCAGCACTCCGGCCAGGCCGGCCAGAACCCACGACAGTCGGGCTTCGCCATCGAACTGCTGCGACATGTTCCCCATTGTGGAGAGCTTTGCTGGCGCTGGGGGCGGGTTTCGCCCCGCGGCGTCAGCTGTCGCTGCCGACGGTGACCGCGGTCGCCTCTTCGGTCAGCTCGTCGAGTTCGTCTTCTTCGACATCGATCCCGACCAGGTGCGGACGAGTCAGGGCCAGCACACCGGCACCGGCCAGCACCGCGAATGCGCCCACCCAGTACGGCAGGTGCACGTTGACCTGCTCGCCGAGCACCCCGGCCAGCCACGGCGCCACGGCGGCGCCGCCGAAGCGCAGGAAGCTGTAGGCCGCCGAGGCGACGCCGCGCTCCACCGGGGCGGCCTTCATCACGGTTTCGGTGATCAGGGTGTTGTTGATGCCGATGAACAGGCCGGCGACCACCACACCCGACGCCAGAACGGCCTTGGAGTCTGTCCACACCGCCATCACGGTCAGCACCGCGGTGAAGGCCAGCAGGTTGAGGATGAGCACCCGCACCGTGCCGAAGCGGTGCTGCAGCCGCGGTGCCACGACCACGGAGGTGAACGCCAGCGCCAGGCCCCAGCCGAAGAAGATCAGCCCGATCTGGTGGGCGGTCATGTTCAGCGGGAAGGGGGTGAACGCCAGCAGGGTGAAGAATCCGAAGTTGTAGAGCAGCGCGGTGATCGCGACGCCGAGCAGGCCGCGGTGGCGCAGCGCCCGGAACGGATCGGCCAGTGTGGTGGCGCGTTCGGCGCGGGGGGTGGCCGGCAGCAGGAACGCGGTGATCACCAGGGCGAAGGCCATCAGCGCCGAGACGCCGAAGAACGGGCCGCGCCAGGAGATCGAGCCGAGCACGCCGCCGACCAGTGGGCCGATCGCGATGCCCAGGCCCAGCGCTGCCTCGTACAGGATGATGGCTTGGGCCACAGAGCCTTTCGCGGAGTTGACGATGGTGGCCAGCGCCGTGGCGATGAACAGGGCGTTGCCCAGGCCCCACAGGGCGCGCCAGCCCACGATCTGCATCACGGTGTCGCTCATCCCGGCCAGGCCGGCCCCGGCGATGATGATCACCAGGCCGAGCAGCAGCGTGCGCTTGGGTCCGATGCGGCTGGACACCACACCGGTGATCAGCATCGCCACGCCCATCACCGCCATGTAGCTGGTGAACAGCAACGACACCTGTGACGGCGAGGCGTTGAGGTTGTCGGCGATCGGTTTGAGGATGGGATCGACCAGTCCGATGCCCATGAAGGCGACGACGGAGGCGAAAGCGACGGCCCATACGGCCTTGGGTTGGCGCCACATCGGGGCGGTAACTCCTAACTAGTTTTCGTGCGAGCGCGGATGCTCGTCGACGTCGGTGAGCAGCCGCCGAATGATGTCGACGGAGGCTGCCAGCGTCGTGCGCTCTTCGGCACTGAGGCGTTCGAGTCGGGGGTTGATCGCGGCGGCGCGATCGGCCCTGGCTTGCTCGAGGGTCTGCCGGCCCTGCTCGGTGATGCGGATCAGCACCGCGCGGGCGTCGCCGG
Above is a window of Mycolicibacterium boenickei DNA encoding:
- the dnaG gene encoding DNA primase; its protein translation is MPVAGRISDRDIAAIREKVRIEDVVGDYVQLRRAGADSMKGLCPFHDEKSPSFHVRPNHGHFHCFGCGEGGDVYAFIQKIEHVSFVEAVELLADRVNYTVTYTGSSTTNVQRDRGSRSRLLAANAAAQEFYAEALTSDEAAEARKYLTERNFDAAAAAQFGCGFAPSGWDTLTKHLLRKGFEFKELEAAGLSREGKRGPMDRFHRRLLWPIRVSSGETIGFGARRLFDDDQNQAKYVNTPETVLYKKSQVLFGLDRAKRDIAKGHQAVVVEGYTDVMAMHLAGVTTAVASCGTAFGEQHLSMLRRLMMDDNFFRGELIYVFDGDAAGQAAAVKAFEGEQNLSGQSFVAVAPDGMDPCDLRLRSGDGAVRDLVARRTPLFEFVIRSALAEHDLDSAEGRVAALRRCVPMAARIKDQTLRDEYARQLAGWVGWDNVAQVLGRVREEASGGRKDSRRQPAGRQVRPAAAPVPRPDPADPTLWPQREALKAALQYPAISGPVFDSLTVESFTHPGYAAVRSAIEASGGMAAGKSGAQWIEAVREQTTSPAAASLVNELGVEAINVEDDEQLPRYISGVLARLQEVWVGRQIAEVKSKLQRMSPVEQGDEYHALFGDLVAMESYRRSLLEQASGDDLTA
- a CDS encoding DUF7155 family protein, with protein sequence MTLFSTQTRRYVAVGAFALVAGAAAAAPAFLATTSGPEVSAQPACLAWFGNKEDGKCLSYSNGMPANVGTPWVGAGGNGGFVTGPLLPGTSINQGIG
- a CDS encoding LppP/LprE family lipoprotein; amino-acid sequence: MYPRLIAIVAFVGLLAVGCGWKPSSAPPPKPDTCAPSDGPSADTIAEQIAKLPAPAAGKEWTQIGSGHTTNCRLYWVQVGQSNPEPNSVGQLLFFDRQTPIGPATPEPRPYINVVTNADDSVVVNYQWQQGHDSPTSPTGIATVRFRIGDDGKLVAVDPIPKP
- a CDS encoding acyl-CoA dehydrogenase family protein, which gives rise to MTSTAEHLRNALDGRWRDVKNAMRARLSDEIFRPHYTPNTVIARAKVAEQLKIMAAAGAAEDGFRKEHGGNGDVGAAITSIEMLAMSDLSLMVKAGVQWGLFGGAIENLGTERHHKAYVRRLIDLDLLGCFAMTETGHGSDVQSLETTATYDPETQEFVIHSPTPTARKDYIGGAAETARVATVFAQLITPDGEGHGVHCFVVPIRDDAGNDLPGVTTSDCHYKGGLPGVDNGRIVFDHVRVPRENLLNRYADVAPDGTYSSPIENPGRRFFTMLGTLIRGRVTVGGSAAAAARVALDIATRYALERRQFEAPKSDEEVLIMDYLVHQRRLLPLIAKSYALQFAQNELVAKCHELQTSDDPDAEEQRELEARAAGLKAANTWHASHAIQEAREACGGAGYLAENRLIALRADTDVFTTFEGDNHVLTQLVAKELLTAYADDIKGMSPVEWVRFAANYAGERVLKRTAAETIIQTVLDTRQDNEEEGSLFNRGTQVKMFEDREEYMLASVARRLQGKAKEMSAFDAFNAVQDHVLHAAQAHIDRVILEAFVAGIDACEDDTARELLQDVCDLYALSVIEGDKAWFIEHRFLSTERAKAVTRGINERCRSLRPHVETLVDGFGIPEQLRYAAMLDPAELLNG
- a CDS encoding VIT1/CCC1 transporter family protein gives rise to the protein MPDSVGESLSPTGLPHVSYHRHADVTGGWLRAATFGAMDGLVSNTALIAGVGASASAQTVVLSGVAGLLAGAFSMALGEYTSVTTANEQVDSEVKVERRSFRKNPEAEQAELVAMLQEMGMTAETATKASEEIHRDQNRALNFHLVQELGVHPTEKPSPWVAGGSSFVLFAIGAIIPLIPYLLGFESLWLGLACGGVGLLIAGGVAAKFTRKSVAIAGLRQLVFGAIAIAATYAVGILVGAVLT
- a CDS encoding esterase-like activity of phytase family protein; the protein is MLRRTLLAGVLVVSACGPAHAEPGLDYLGQRQVAPGATLDGTLIGGLSGISYDPAADLYYVISDDRSAKNPARFYTARITVSDNGIGDVEFVGTHPWLDRDGQPFAPLDIDTQPPVVPPDPEGIAFDARRQRLYWTSEGERRVEGSGAPVLLDPWVRAAGLDGGFLGEFALPEGSRMSAVEDGPRRNSALEGLTLTPDGRYLWAAMEGPGYDDGPPPDEQRGALTRIVRFDAESGALDGRYTYPLDPVSAGPGGDNGLSDLVALDDNSFLVIERGFGTHVAVRIYRASVVEGSTELRKTLLADLTATPGLAPLDNIEGITLGPKLPDGRQSVIAVSDDNFSPTQVTQFLLFAL
- a CDS encoding YoaK family protein encodes the protein MSQQFDGEARLSWVLAGLAGVLGAAAFTHSAGYFVTFMTGNTERAFLGLFQGEEWLAIGAALLLLAFVGGVVIASLCRRHLWVNHPHGATVLTTLALVVSTVVDLIERGWTARDVPYIPILFVAFGIGALNTSFVKDGEVSIPLSYVTGTLVKMGQGIERHISGGQLSDWLGYFMLWSGFAGGAIVGGFISFVVSGSQMLLVATVVCAITAAYTYFYFDRHALLK
- a CDS encoding MFS transporter encodes the protein MWRQPKAVWAVAFASVVAFMGIGLVDPILKPIADNLNASPSQVSLLFTSYMAVMGVAMLITGVVSSRIGPKRTLLLGLVIIIAGAGLAGMSDTVMQIVGWRALWGLGNALFIATALATIVNSAKGSVAQAIILYEAALGLGIAIGPLVGGVLGSISWRGPFFGVSALMAFALVITAFLLPATPRAERATTLADPFRALRHRGLLGVAITALLYNFGFFTLLAFTPFPLNMTAHQIGLIFFGWGLALAFTSVVVAPRLQHRFGTVRVLILNLLAFTAVLTVMAVWTDSKAVLASGVVVAGLFIGINNTLITETVMKAAPVERGVASAAYSFLRFGGAAVAPWLAGVLGEQVNVHLPYWVGAFAVLAGAGVLALTRPHLVGIDVEEDELDELTEEATAVTVGSDS